Proteins encoded by one window of Dialister pneumosintes:
- the uraA gene encoding uracil permease, producing MGQRQIIDVHERPSLGKTIPLSFQHLFAMFGSTVLVPFLLNVDPATCLFMNGIGTLLYLAICQWKLPAYLGSSFAFISPVLAVTATAGMSYAHAQGGFIAFGFSFIILAFLVKKIGTDWVDILFPPAAMGCIVAIIGLELAPLAMNMSGFMGEMQGMSNTTAIIISMFTLTVTILATVLGRGFISIIPILIGVISGYILSLFLGVVDLSHVQTAAWFSFPTFYKPEFNLSAVLMIMPAVFVVFAEHLGHLFVTSDIVGKDLIKEPGLHRSLLADGISNVISGLVGSTPNTTYGENMGVMAITGVYSTYVIGGAAVLAIVFSFIGKVAAIIHAIPTPVMGGVCILLFGFIAASGIRMLIEKHVDYTKSKNLILTATTMISGLSGATIVLGPIQLKGMGLATVVAMLLSLIFLCFEKLHLDNEK from the coding sequence ATGGGACAAAGACAAATTATTGATGTACATGAACGACCATCATTAGGGAAGACAATACCTCTTAGTTTCCAACATTTATTTGCGATGTTCGGTTCTACGGTATTAGTACCCTTTTTATTAAATGTAGATCCGGCAACTTGTCTTTTTATGAATGGGATTGGAACACTTTTATACTTAGCTATTTGTCAATGGAAGTTACCTGCTTATTTAGGTTCGAGTTTCGCTTTTATTTCTCCTGTATTAGCTGTGACTGCTACGGCAGGCATGTCCTATGCGCATGCACAAGGAGGCTTTATTGCTTTTGGTTTCTCTTTCATTATTTTAGCGTTTTTAGTTAAGAAAATCGGTACAGATTGGGTCGACATCTTGTTTCCACCGGCAGCGATGGGATGCATTGTAGCAATTATCGGTTTGGAATTAGCTCCTTTAGCTATGAATATGTCAGGGTTTATGGGAGAAATGCAGGGGATGAGTAATACCACTGCTATTATTATTTCCATGTTTACTTTGACTGTGACTATTTTAGCAACCGTACTTGGACGTGGATTTATCAGTATTATTCCTATTTTGATCGGAGTTATCTCCGGATATATTCTGTCTTTGTTCTTGGGGGTTGTAGATTTATCACATGTACAGACGGCAGCTTGGTTTTCTTTCCCGACTTTTTATAAACCGGAATTTAATCTCAGTGCTGTTTTAATGATTATGCCGGCGGTATTTGTTGTATTTGCCGAGCATCTTGGGCATTTATTTGTAACCAGTGATATTGTTGGTAAAGATTTAATTAAAGAACCGGGATTGCATCGTTCTTTGTTGGCAGACGGGATATCCAATGTTATTTCCGGTTTGGTAGGCTCTACACCGAACACTACCTACGGTGAGAATATGGGTGTTATGGCGATTACCGGTGTATATAGTACTTATGTTATCGGTGGTGCGGCGGTATTGGCTATCGTATTCTCTTTTATCGGTAAAGTAGCAGCTATCATTCATGCTATTCCGACTCCGGTTATGGGCGGGGTATGCATTTTACTCTTTGGTTTTATTGCCGCATCCGGTATTCGTATGCTTATTGAAAAACATGTGGATTATACAAAGTCAAAAAACCTTATTTTAACAGCTACCACCATGATTTCCGGCTTATCCGGTGCCACTATTGTTTTAGGGCCTATTCAGCTCAAAGGCATGGGACTTGCTACCGTAGTAGCCATGTTGTTATCTCTCATATTCCTTTGTTTTGAAAAATTACATTTGGATAACGAAAAATAA
- the aroD gene encoding type I 3-dehydroquinate dehydratase: MSKTKIIVPLLGKNENEWEQELKELQDTSFDGLEWRADYSESPYSITAGKKAISFFKTQTDKPILVTLRTQKEGGQVVFEKEKYSSFFKHMLEQSVSSIDIEWALPLEITHSLLQQAKEKNCKVILSFHDMEHTPSTEKLVAIWKDMYVRGASVGKIACMARSKEDVHQMLYALLRTKKEIPHFPVVGISMGEIGKVTRLIGSLFDTPFTFVSGKNASAFGQLTVKEMEKYNSLFY, from the coding sequence ATGTCGAAAACAAAAATTATAGTTCCTCTCTTAGGAAAAAATGAAAATGAATGGGAACAGGAATTAAAAGAACTGCAAGATACTTCTTTTGACGGGCTTGAATGGCGAGCTGATTATAGCGAATCTCCTTATAGTATTACAGCAGGGAAAAAAGCTATTTCTTTTTTTAAAACACAAACAGATAAACCGATTTTAGTTACACTCCGAACACAAAAAGAAGGGGGGCAGGTTGTATTTGAGAAAGAAAAATACAGCTCTTTTTTTAAACATATGTTGGAACAATCTGTCTCATCTATTGATATAGAGTGGGCATTGCCTTTAGAAATAACACATTCTTTATTACAGCAAGCAAAAGAAAAAAATTGTAAGGTTATTCTTAGTTTTCATGATATGGAACATACTCCTTCTACAGAAAAGTTGGTTGCCATTTGGAAAGATATGTATGTAAGAGGTGCTTCCGTCGGGAAAATTGCTTGCATGGCACGCTCAAAAGAAGATGTTCATCAAATGCTATATGCACTTCTTAGGACAAAAAAAGAAATTCCTCATTTTCCTGTGGTAGGAATTTCTATGGGAGAAATAGGTAAGGTTACAAGACTGATAGGCAGTTTGTTTGATACACCTTTTACTTTTGTATCAGGCAAGAACGCATCGGCTTTCGGGCAACTGACTGTAAAAGAAATGGAAAAATATAATTCTTTATTTTATTAA
- a CDS encoding universal stress protein, producing MFTFDDISLKKILVPVDGSNQSKEALRRAAHLAQQFDATLTLISVVELGKVMSGVQQVHTGGYIPEHLTAGAEEMLRKMAELIPPHISVETAAFLGDPAEVVIEESLEEGYDLVVIGSRGLGKIKGIIIGSVSQQVAQECRCPVLVIHG from the coding sequence ATGTTTACATTTGACGACATCTCATTAAAAAAGATTTTAGTACCTGTAGATGGTTCTAATCAGTCAAAGGAAGCACTGCGTCGTGCAGCTCATTTGGCACAACAATTTGATGCTACTCTAACACTCATTTCTGTTGTAGAACTGGGAAAAGTAATGTCCGGGGTACAGCAAGTACATACGGGGGGATATATTCCGGAACATTTAACAGCAGGTGCAGAAGAGATGTTGAGAAAAATGGCGGAGTTAATTCCACCTCACATTAGTGTGGAGACCGCCGCTTTTTTAGGAGATCCGGCAGAAGTTGTTATCGAAGAAAGTTTAGAAGAGGGCTATGATTTGGTGGTTATTGGAAGTCGTGGACTTGGAAAAATTAAAGGAATTATCATAGGAAGCGTAAGCCAACAAGTAGCACAAGAGTGCCGTTGTCCTGTTCTTGTTATTCATGGATGA
- a CDS encoding ParA family protein — translation MGKIIGVINQKGGVGKTTTAVNLAAFLAKAGRKVLLIDTDSQGNATSGLSMERHRFVVDIYDVMMGETAVTEAIYPTSSKRLFLLPASMNLAGAEIEMVAMEEREYILKNIFDKIQSDFDYLIIDCPPALGLMTLNVLSAADSIIIPIQAEFYALEGLSQLVKTIRSVTKNLNPDLDILGILLTMFDGRTNLSLQVQQEVKDYFGDIVFKTVIPRSVKLSEAPGFGQPITTYAPKSKGGTAYKKLCREVLKRVEK, via the coding sequence ATGGGAAAGATTATTGGAGTCATTAATCAAAAAGGTGGCGTAGGAAAGACTACAACGGCAGTCAATTTGGCGGCGTTTTTGGCAAAAGCGGGAAGAAAAGTACTTTTGATAGATACGGATTCGCAAGGGAATGCTACCAGTGGTTTATCCATGGAACGTCATCGCTTTGTGGTGGATATATATGATGTGATGATGGGTGAGACAGCTGTTACAGAAGCTATCTATCCCACAAGCAGTAAACGATTATTTCTTCTCCCTGCTTCTATGAATTTGGCAGGAGCGGAAATAGAAATGGTAGCCATGGAAGAACGAGAATATATTTTAAAGAATATATTTGATAAAATACAGTCTGACTTTGATTATCTCATTATTGATTGTCCACCGGCTTTAGGGTTGATGACACTAAATGTATTGTCAGCAGCGGATTCTATTATCATTCCGATACAGGCGGAATTTTATGCGTTAGAAGGATTATCTCAGTTAGTAAAAACGATTCGCAGTGTGACCAAGAATTTGAATCCGGATTTGGATATACTTGGTATTTTACTTACGATGTTTGATGGAAGAACCAATTTATCTTTGCAGGTACAGCAAGAAGTAAAAGATTATTTTGGAGATATTGTATTTAAGACAGTTATTCCACGTAGTGTAAAGTTATCAGAAGCACCGGGATTTGGACAACCGATTACAACTTATGCACCTAAGTCTAAAGGTGGAACTGCTTATAAAAAATTATGCCGGGAGGTGTTGAAACGTGTCGAAAAATAA
- a CDS encoding ParB/RepB/Spo0J family partition protein produces MSKNKRLGRGLEALLGETSGLSGTEELKITDIVPNAYQPRREFDPELLQELADSIRIHGVVQPIIVRRKNRKYELIAGERRLRAASLAGLTVIPAIVREYTDKQSAEIALIENLQRENLTSIEEGQAYDRLMKEYGYTQEQMAQTIGKSRSYIANTVRLLALPEEVQELILVHKVTGGQVRPLLSLTSVAEQIQLARKIEKECLSARQVEEIIRQRKEEKKNIRTKDEGHSWIRELEEKLHTSLGTPVTISFGKGKNATRGKISVSFKNNEEFERLMKKLAKD; encoded by the coding sequence GTGTCGAAAAATAAAAGATTGGGGCGAGGTTTAGAGGCGCTTTTGGGAGAAACCTCCGGATTAAGCGGTACAGAAGAATTAAAAATTACAGATATTGTTCCCAATGCGTATCAGCCACGGCGTGAATTTGATCCGGAACTATTGCAGGAATTAGCTGATTCTATTCGTATACACGGAGTAGTGCAACCGATTATTGTACGCAGAAAAAATCGTAAATATGAATTGATTGCCGGTGAAAGACGTTTACGTGCCGCCTCCTTAGCGGGACTTACTGTGATTCCGGCTATTGTTCGAGAATATACAGATAAGCAATCAGCAGAAATTGCTTTAATCGAAAATTTACAGCGTGAAAACTTAACTTCTATAGAAGAAGGGCAAGCCTATGACCGCTTAATGAAAGAATATGGATATACACAGGAACAGATGGCTCAAACTATTGGTAAAAGTCGTTCCTATATAGCTAATACCGTACGGTTATTGGCACTTCCGGAAGAAGTACAGGAACTCATTTTGGTACATAAAGTGACAGGAGGACAGGTTAGACCTCTTTTATCACTTACCAGTGTAGCGGAACAAATTCAGCTTGCCAGAAAAATTGAAAAAGAATGTTTATCTGCTCGTCAAGTAGAAGAAATTATTCGTCAAAGAAAAGAAGAGAAAAAGAATATTCGAACAAAAGATGAAGGACACAGTTGGATTCGTGAATTGGAAGAAAAGTTACATACTTCTTTAGGTACACCGGTAACTATTTCTTTTGGTAAAGGAAAGAATGCCACTCGTGGGAAGATTTCCGTTTCTTTTAAGAATAATGAAGAATTTGAACGATTAATGAAAAAATTAGCAAAAGACTAA
- a CDS encoding DUF4446 family protein — translation MFEVNYNLLLMSGATIFGILLVILLVQFFLLRAKVNRLSKKYHYFMGGHDGVSVERQLSAEVKQLRNLVSTSEGMLHQQELLANMQLESFQRMGLVNYDAFDMTGDKLSFSLTLLNGRNDGFVFSCLTGSGASRIYAKKIVAGDYKGVLSSEEAESINMALNTQMPNVVVEAQEQVARLLQARKEMEESVTVKSPKKRRIVKKIKEEPKKNSSQGMHRESKISSSGYSKKEIRTRNEALVSSRVGQTINEPLGNATEADLSIFSSRNSGRSTRRGQFKVNHHEERNK, via the coding sequence ATGTTTGAAGTGAATTATAATTTATTATTGATGAGTGGTGCCACTATATTTGGTATATTATTAGTCATATTGCTGGTTCAATTTTTTCTTTTACGTGCCAAGGTTAACCGTTTAAGTAAAAAATATCATTACTTTATGGGGGGGCATGACGGTGTTTCCGTTGAAAGACAGTTATCGGCAGAAGTTAAGCAATTGCGTAATTTAGTCAGTACTTCGGAGGGGATGTTACATCAACAGGAACTCTTAGCAAATATGCAATTGGAATCTTTTCAACGCATGGGATTGGTGAATTATGATGCTTTTGATATGACTGGAGATAAATTAAGCTTTTCTTTAACTCTTTTGAACGGTCGTAATGACGGGTTCGTGTTTTCCTGTTTGACCGGTAGCGGTGCATCACGTATTTATGCAAAGAAAATCGTGGCAGGTGATTATAAAGGGGTATTGTCCTCTGAAGAAGCGGAAAGTATCAATATGGCACTTAATACACAAATGCCTAATGTAGTAGTAGAAGCACAAGAACAAGTAGCACGTTTATTACAGGCACGCAAAGAAATGGAAGAGTCTGTAACCGTTAAGTCTCCTAAAAAGCGTAGAATTGTAAAAAAAATAAAAGAAGAGCCTAAGAAAAATTCTTCACAAGGAATGCATCGTGAAAGTAAGATTTCATCTTCCGGTTATTCGAAAAAAGAAATACGAACAAGAAACGAAGCGCTAGTATCCAGTCGTGTCGGACAAACGATTAATGAACCTCTTGGCAATGCGACAGAAGCAGATTTATCTATCTTTTCTAGCCGTAATAGTGGAAGATCCACTCGTCGTGGACAATTTAAGGTAAATCATCATGAGGAAAGAAATAAATAA
- a CDS encoding M23 family metallopeptidase — protein sequence MRKEINNETGEWKISFSKKELKKIKYIGIGIGVFLFLLLSAAVYSIYMMTSLRAENQLYRNQMKLAQERMESLIKKSETVEKLSSEVQSLVHGNTNQSENGIPVSNKGQGGATTVPDKAENISSTTITPVSNPGQLLMEMVELDTKLDKQIKAIVRLRSVIISQFTGDTTIFSSGSSLPSIWPVQGEISSGFGFRQSPGGIGTIYHEGLDIAASYGDQVKATANGKVTQAGWASGYGYLVEIDHGNGIKTRYGHNSALFVSVGDKVVQGQTISLIGSTGNSTGPHCHYEVRINGDAVNPTLFLPNR from the coding sequence ATGAGGAAAGAAATAAATAACGAAACAGGAGAATGGAAGATTTCCTTTTCAAAAAAAGAATTAAAAAAAATAAAATATATAGGTATAGGAATAGGTGTCTTTTTATTTTTATTGCTTAGTGCGGCAGTGTATTCTATTTATATGATGACATCCCTTCGTGCAGAAAATCAGCTGTATCGTAATCAGATGAAACTGGCACAAGAACGCATGGAATCATTAATAAAGAAGTCGGAAACCGTAGAAAAACTGTCTTCAGAAGTACAAAGTTTAGTACATGGCAATACCAATCAATCGGAAAACGGTATCCCTGTTTCCAATAAGGGGCAGGGGGGTGCTACTACAGTGCCTGATAAAGCAGAAAATATAAGTAGTACAACCATCACTCCCGTATCAAATCCCGGTCAATTGTTAATGGAGATGGTAGAGCTTGATACCAAATTGGATAAACAAATAAAAGCAATTGTTCGGCTTCGCTCGGTAATTATATCCCAATTTACGGGTGACACTACTATTTTTTCTTCGGGGTCATCCCTTCCTTCTATTTGGCCGGTTCAAGGCGAAATATCCAGCGGATTCGGGTTTAGACAAAGTCCTGGAGGCATAGGAACTATCTATCATGAAGGCTTGGATATTGCTGCTAGTTACGGAGATCAGGTAAAAGCAACAGCCAATGGCAAAGTAACGCAGGCAGGTTGGGCAAGCGGATATGGCTATCTCGTAGAAATTGACCATGGCAATGGGATTAAAACACGTTATGGGCATAATTCTGCACTGTTTGTTTCCGTAGGAGATAAGGTTGTACAAGGACAAACTATCAGTTTGATTGGTAGTACAGGGAACAGTACGGGACCGCATTGTCATTATGAAGTACGAATTAATGGAGATGCAGTAAATCCGACTCTATTTTTACCTAATCGATAA
- a CDS encoding tetratricopeptide repeat protein, producing the protein MNKKIKIAEKLFLACDFDEAFLRCKELAEEGNARAMYLLGILYGFGYGHVERNRDACLHWLERSTAEGEYLAWVAMASIIPPETTGVSTVFNGLAEMLIPLAQAGDIFAQYEVGMLYINGWGIEPDIEKGAEWIKKSADTGYFIAMDDLATLYKERALGSGREKDAWRYYLKAAGLGYRDAEYHLGECYYEGCGIERDLEKAVICYKKALSNGSMQAADALGTMCILGEGNVGDKHKAFSYFKKALQGGYIRSLGKLGDCYYYGRGIAQDFVKARTCYEEAWEHGDYFVAVRIGTIYLVGLGVAKDEKTALAWFTKSAEAGDPDGVYFLAECYWFGIGTLENKEKAITMYVNSAEVGQVSAMTRLGEMAQASKRYEEAIHWFESAASLGYPPAENLLAICYYKGNGVPKNEKIAREWLDRAEVQGDKEATRLKQQLWGITSKSNIQ; encoded by the coding sequence ATGAATAAGAAAATAAAAATAGCCGAGAAATTATTTCTTGCTTGTGATTTCGATGAAGCTTTTTTGCGTTGCAAAGAATTAGCCGAAGAGGGAAATGCGCGAGCTATGTATTTGCTAGGGATATTGTATGGATTTGGGTATGGACATGTAGAAAGAAATCGAGATGCATGTTTACATTGGCTTGAGCGGAGTACCGCAGAGGGCGAGTATCTGGCTTGGGTGGCAATGGCATCCATTATTCCACCGGAAACAACCGGTGTTTCTACCGTTTTTAATGGATTGGCAGAAATGTTAATTCCTCTTGCACAAGCCGGAGATATATTTGCTCAATATGAAGTAGGAATGCTATATATCAATGGATGGGGGATTGAACCGGATATTGAAAAAGGGGCGGAGTGGATAAAGAAGTCAGCAGATACCGGTTATTTTATAGCTATGGATGACTTAGCTACTTTATATAAAGAACGTGCTTTAGGAAGTGGACGAGAAAAGGATGCTTGGAGATATTATCTCAAGGCGGCAGGATTAGGTTACCGAGATGCAGAATATCATTTAGGTGAATGTTATTATGAAGGCTGCGGTATAGAAAGGGATTTAGAGAAGGCGGTTATCTGCTATAAAAAAGCACTATCTAACGGTTCTATGCAAGCGGCAGATGCATTAGGTACCATGTGTATTCTAGGTGAAGGGAACGTAGGAGATAAGCATAAAGCTTTTTCTTACTTTAAGAAAGCATTACAAGGTGGATACATACGTTCCTTAGGAAAATTAGGCGATTGTTATTACTATGGTCGTGGCATAGCACAAGATTTCGTCAAAGCACGTACTTGTTATGAAGAGGCTTGGGAGCATGGTGATTACTTTGTAGCTGTACGCATCGGTACCATTTATTTAGTAGGATTGGGTGTTGCTAAAGACGAAAAGACCGCTTTGGCTTGGTTTACTAAGTCGGCAGAAGCCGGAGATCCGGATGGTGTATATTTTCTTGCAGAATGTTATTGGTTCGGCATAGGCACTTTAGAAAATAAGGAAAAAGCGATTACTATGTATGTCAATTCAGCAGAAGTAGGTCAAGTATCCGCTATGACACGACTTGGAGAAATGGCACAAGCTTCTAAGCGATATGAAGAAGCTATTCATTGGTTTGAGTCGGCAGCATCTTTAGGATATCCACCGGCAGAAAATCTTTTGGCAATTTGCTATTATAAGGGAAATGGTGTTCCTAAAAATGAAAAAATCGCACGTGAATGGTTGGATAGAGCGGAAGTACAAGGCGATAAAGAAGCTACACGTTTAAAGCAACAATTATGGGGGATTACCTCAAAAAGTAATATACAATAA
- a CDS encoding tetratricopeptide repeat protein, which produces MSQTLSEKRFIQHEFKNAMAGLRRMAKNENTRGMYCLGELLIQDSLFTEKKEDRIEGVRLLAEGLLIGDPLCFVAYMRYDIGLRGVDLTSAKRAKVIAKAQEMMRDEQVESSLRIMAEEHDILAMMELGMAYAFGIMVKADRKQAVLWLERAADAGYWGAMLQVAGILMREQKDDVRKKAFSYVEKAAAMGDGLAEVRLGDCWHYGLGCERSFENARRYYDIACRRGSLLAVFSMARLYDDRVFPQRSEMQAAIWTEKAAQMGNVDAMCAMGDRNFYGIGVMKDLKKAEYWYKQAVKTKNGRGYFAIGRFKIYISKMSEGIKYMEKAAIAGWPEGYYVLGLMKMQGIGMKQDRRRGRVLLEQAAAAGVSAAREVIRNKGKVNFLQALQSI; this is translated from the coding sequence ATGAGTCAAACATTGTCTGAAAAAAGATTTATTCAACACGAATTTAAAAATGCAATGGCAGGTCTGCGTCGTATGGCAAAAAATGAAAATACACGAGGAATGTATTGCTTAGGCGAACTATTAATACAGGATTCTTTATTCACAGAAAAGAAAGAAGACCGTATCGAAGGAGTTCGTCTGTTGGCAGAAGGACTTCTGATAGGAGATCCTCTTTGTTTTGTTGCTTATATGCGATATGATATCGGACTTCGAGGGGTAGACCTTACTTCTGCTAAACGTGCTAAAGTGATTGCTAAAGCACAAGAAATGATGCGTGATGAACAAGTAGAATCTTCTCTACGTATTATGGCAGAAGAACACGATATTCTTGCTATGATGGAACTTGGTATGGCATATGCTTTCGGTATTATGGTAAAAGCTGATAGAAAGCAAGCCGTTTTATGGTTGGAACGGGCTGCTGATGCAGGGTACTGGGGAGCGATGCTTCAGGTGGCAGGTATTCTTATGCGTGAACAAAAAGACGATGTAAGAAAAAAAGCGTTTTCTTACGTAGAAAAAGCAGCAGCTATGGGTGATGGACTCGCTGAAGTACGCTTGGGTGATTGTTGGCATTATGGGTTGGGCTGTGAACGTTCTTTTGAAAATGCAAGACGTTATTATGATATTGCTTGTCGCCGAGGCAGTTTATTAGCCGTATTCAGTATGGCGAGACTATATGATGATCGTGTATTTCCGCAGCGAAGTGAAATGCAAGCAGCTATTTGGACAGAAAAAGCAGCACAGATGGGAAATGTAGATGCTATGTGTGCTATGGGCGATCGCAATTTTTACGGTATCGGTGTTATGAAGGATTTAAAGAAAGCGGAATATTGGTATAAACAGGCTGTAAAAACTAAGAATGGGCGAGGGTACTTTGCTATAGGACGTTTTAAGATTTATATATCTAAGATGAGCGAAGGTATTAAATACATGGAAAAAGCGGCTATTGCAGGATGGCCGGAAGGATACTATGTATTAGGACTCATGAAAATGCAAGGCATCGGTATGAAACAAGATAGAAGAAGAGGTCGAGTATTATTAGAACAGGCAGCTGCTGCCGGTGTATCTGCCGCTAGAGAGGTCATTAGAAATAAAGGAAAAGTAAACTTTTTACAAGCATTACAAAGCATATAA
- a CDS encoding tyrosine-type recombinase/integrase, with protein MRRANGTGSIYKRSDNTRRRKPWVAVINLGMNDKGIRKKKIIGSFRTHKEAQSALDLYNASPTDRVIKKITWKQIWERVLAERERLNKPISLATLNAWKNHSSKIQSLTPQETKTIHLQALIDSTDSAAVQRAMLTTYHMIYDYALANDLAIKNYSKFVKVQQLKKSTLHKPFTTEVMQQLWRDTHQDIVKIILIYTYTGMRSNELSKMEVKNVDLTKRIMIGGSKTSAGKNRIIPIAKCILPFVKYFYNIALFKKSKFLIVPNLSRGIYKLKGMFYARESFEKYFNRAYIPHDARHTFITLCDNYGISEKIQKQIVGHSSTDNVTKDIYTHKTIPQLIAAVDSLPYGIDMQMAPRGSHVVATQNNSIQT; from the coding sequence ATGCGCAGAGCAAACGGAACTGGATCTATATATAAACGCAGCGATAACACTCGTAGACGTAAACCGTGGGTAGCAGTCATCAATCTAGGGATGAATGATAAGGGTATTCGTAAGAAAAAAATCATCGGAAGTTTTAGAACTCATAAAGAAGCGCAATCTGCGCTTGATTTATACAACGCCTCACCTACTGACAGAGTCATTAAAAAGATAACCTGGAAACAAATATGGGAACGTGTACTTGCTGAACGAGAAAGGCTGAATAAACCTATCAGTCTTGCCACGCTAAACGCATGGAAAAATCATTCTTCTAAAATTCAGTCTCTTACCCCGCAAGAAACAAAAACTATTCACCTGCAAGCTCTTATCGACTCTACCGATTCCGCTGCCGTTCAGCGTGCAATGCTAACGACTTATCACATGATTTATGACTATGCCTTAGCTAACGATTTAGCTATAAAAAATTATTCAAAATTTGTTAAAGTTCAGCAATTAAAAAAGTCAACACTTCATAAACCTTTTACTACAGAAGTAATGCAGCAGCTTTGGAGAGACACCCATCAAGATATCGTTAAAATTATACTTATTTATACTTATACAGGCATGCGGTCAAATGAATTATCTAAAATGGAGGTAAAAAATGTAGATCTCACTAAACGGATTATGATAGGTGGTTCAAAGACTTCTGCAGGGAAAAACAGAATTATACCTATCGCCAAATGCATTCTTCCTTTTGTGAAATATTTTTATAACATAGCATTATTTAAAAAATCCAAATTTTTAATTGTGCCTAACCTCTCAAGAGGTATTTACAAGTTAAAAGGAATGTTTTATGCCAGGGAAAGTTTCGAAAAATATTTTAATCGAGCTTATATACCACATGATGCTAGACACACTTTCATAACGTTATGCGATAATTACGGGATATCGGAAAAGATACAAAAACAAATTGTAGGGCATTCCAGTACTGATAACGTAACAAAAGACATTTACACACATAAAACTATCCCACAACTAATAGCTGCAGTTGATTCTCTTCCATATGGGATTGATATGCAAATGGCTCCTCGTGGTAGCCACGTGGTAGCCACGCAAAATAATTCTATACAAACTTAA
- a CDS encoding DUF4352 domain-containing protein: MEVLSGILAIASIVWLIFGLIKPTKAAPFLKKPTRLKVFGMALLLFFAAGVIAPKESAPQTTSAKADTTQQAKKIYTMGELYNAKNFEIAVLDKQVTDRVSDSSGYLFTKADGSFVVLTIQYKNIAKEAMRLDNSAFRLKLGDATYSPVTLTININENIFLDLINPGI, from the coding sequence ATGGAAGTATTATCTGGAATTTTAGCGATTGCATCAATTGTATGGCTTATTTTTGGTTTAATAAAACCAACTAAAGCGGCTCCGTTTTTAAAGAAGCCTACTAGATTAAAAGTATTCGGAATGGCGTTATTACTCTTTTTCGCTGCAGGGGTAATCGCGCCTAAAGAAAGTGCGCCGCAAACTACAAGTGCAAAAGCAGATACAACGCAACAAGCTAAGAAGATTTATACTATGGGAGAATTGTACAATGCTAAAAATTTTGAAATTGCAGTATTGGATAAACAAGTGACCGATAGAGTATCAGATTCAAGTGGATATTTATTTACAAAAGCTGATGGTTCTTTTGTTGTTTTAACTATTCAATACAAGAATATAGCTAAAGAAGCAATGAGATTAGATAATAGTGCTTTTAGGTTAAAACTGGGAGATGCAACTTATTCCCCTGTTACCCTAACAATAAATATCAATGAAAACATCTTCTTAGACTTAATTAATCCCGGAATTTAA
- the relB gene encoding type II toxin-antitoxin system RelB family antitoxin: MNISIRVNDKEERLFKAYAKSNHMTLSEMLRKYTLERIEDEIDMKACEDYLLREELGETEFTPASEVFEKLGV; encoded by the coding sequence ATGAACATATCCATTAGAGTAAATGACAAAGAAGAAAGATTATTCAAAGCGTATGCTAAAAGTAATCACATGACTTTATCTGAAATGTTAAGAAAATATACATTAGAACGCATTGAAGACGAGATTGATATGAAAGCTTGTGAAGATTATCTATTACGTGAAGAATTGGGTGAAACCGAGTTTACTCCTGCAAGTGAAGTTTTTGAAAAGTTGGGGGTATAA
- a CDS encoding type II toxin-antitoxin system RelE family toxin → MYSVVFEKQAIKQLSKISKIGQLQIKKLITKIENAENPRYIGKALTHNLKGFWRYRAGDYRVICEIKDDKCIVVVINIGNRREIYDRV, encoded by the coding sequence ATGTATTCTGTTGTTTTTGAAAAGCAAGCAATAAAGCAACTCTCTAAAATATCTAAAATCGGTCAATTACAAATAAAAAAGCTGATAACGAAAATAGAAAATGCTGAAAATCCTAGATATATAGGGAAAGCTCTAACACATAATTTAAAAGGTTTTTGGAGATATAGAGCAGGAGATTATAGAGTTATTTGCGAAATAAAAGATGATAAGTGTATCGTCGTAGTAATTAATATAGGAAACCGTAGAGAGATATATGATAGAGTATAA